GAATCGGTTACGTTTACAAGGCGTACAGATCTGGAGCAATTACTTCAGATGACTATGTGGCTTTAAGTTTTGACCCTGTCAATCAAGTTCCGTTCTCAGAAGCTCTTGTAAATGTTGACTACAAATTGGACTTGGCGGTTAATGAAGGAATAATCACTGAAGAGGAAAAGGATTACATCCACAATATTGCCAAAGAGATCTATTACCCTAAACGTTCCTATCAAAACATATTCTCAAAAGTGGAAATGGAAGATAAAAAGAAAACCAAGCTTATCGATTTCATATTGAAGGAGAAGGACATCAAATACTTGGATGCAATT
This genomic window from Methanobrevibacter ruminantium contains:
- a CDS encoding TfuA-related McrA-glycine thioamidation protein, which produces MTKKIIVYLGLSILEDEAKTILDADYRPPVKRGDILKAISEKPDIIGIIDGAFHHTPAVAHKEIMKALDKGITVVGGSSMGALRASELDDLGMIGIGYVYKAYRSGAITSDDYVALSFDPVNQVPFSEALVNVDYKLDLAVNEGIITEEEKDYIHNIAKEIYYPKRSYQNIFSKVEMEDKKKTKLIDFILKEKDIKYLDAI